In Alphaproteobacteria bacterium, a genomic segment contains:
- a CDS encoding FkbM family methyltransferase yields the protein MSKLRTIRTPVPGQAAIELVDYYPQFEVYFADCEMQTKQWCAQNIQPDWTIFDIGANIGYYSILFSCLASNGIVHAFEPTSTADMLDKNLAHNNCTNVHVHRTAISSRVETKEDKIFRIWGEEAEKSVYPFTTLDAFVAQHNIGRLDCIKIDVDSYELDVLIGAQHVLESFNPTIICEFNNAALLQRQTDSMALMEWFATRGYRTGLILDKENIVLKREVKKNDAQSFEFIYSNNHVAINDRNTGFYELAEDFPLKTTEILTCPQPPHNPLHVVTTAAQPNTAAMAIRFITDVKKKKQWVAELMVEVLKGEISVGIVDSKNNYVSTRRRIHACPQPQIIHLLIHEANEATETHFQCVAENINTSWQSSEFRLLSLRAYSL from the coding sequence TTGAGTAAGCTTCGCACCATCCGCACGCCTGTTCCAGGTCAGGCGGCAATTGAACTGGTCGATTATTACCCGCAATTTGAAGTCTATTTCGCGGATTGCGAAATGCAGACCAAGCAATGGTGTGCGCAGAATATCCAACCTGATTGGACGATATTCGATATTGGCGCCAATATTGGCTATTACAGCATTTTGTTTTCGTGCCTTGCCAGTAACGGGATTGTTCACGCGTTTGAGCCTACCAGCACGGCCGATATGCTGGATAAGAATCTGGCGCATAACAATTGCACGAATGTGCATGTTCACCGCACCGCGATTAGCAGCAGGGTAGAAACCAAAGAAGACAAGATTTTTCGTATCTGGGGCGAAGAAGCCGAGAAATCTGTTTATCCTTTTACCACGCTTGATGCGTTTGTGGCCCAGCACAACATTGGCCGCCTCGATTGCATTAAAATTGATGTCGATAGTTATGAGCTGGACGTATTAATTGGCGCGCAGCACGTACTCGAAAGCTTCAATCCAACCATCATCTGCGAATTCAATAACGCCGCGCTATTACAAAGGCAAACCGACAGCATGGCGTTAATGGAATGGTTTGCAACACGCGGCTATCGCACGGGTCTGATACTTGATAAGGAAAACATCGTTCTAAAGCGCGAGGTGAAAAAGAATGATGCGCAATCATTCGAGTTTATCTATTCAAACAATCACGTCGCCATCAATGACCGCAATACAGGGTTTTATGAGTTGGCGGAAGATTTCCCGCTGAAAACCACTGAAATCCTGACCTGCCCCCAACCACCCCACAATCCGCTGCATGTGGTTACAACGGCCGCGCAACCCAATACTGCGGCAATGGCTATTCGCTTTATCACCGATGTAAAAAAGAAAAAGCAGTGGGTTGCAGAATTGATGGTCGAGGTTTTGAAAGGCGAAATCTCTGTTGGAATTGTTGATTCCAAGAATAACTATGTGTCAACGCGCCGGCGCATTCATGCCTGCCCGCAACCGCAAATCATCCATCTCCTTATCCACGAAGCCAACGAAGCAACCGAAACCCATTTTCAATGTGTTGCAGAGAATATTAATACCAGCTGGCAATCATCCGAATTTCGCCTGTTGAGTTTACGGGCCTATAGCCTTTAA
- a CDS encoding ribonucleoside-diphosphate reductase subunit alpha: MFDIVQVEQGPKVIIDRSRNSRLTAFGQATLADRYLIQNEDPQDMFARVSMQYADDTAHAQRMYDYISNLWFMPATPVLSNGGTERGLPISCFLNEASDSLDGIVGLWNENVWLASNGGGIGSYWGNLRSIGEKVKGGGKTSGIMPFIKVMDALTLAISQGSLRRGSAATYLPVSHPEIEEFIEMRRPTGGDSNRKSLNLHHGIVIPDAFMRAVENDEEWGLTSPKDGSIIRRISARGLWIRILTARIETGEPYMLFIDHVNRAIPEHHKLAGLNVKMSNLCSEITLPTGIDRFGEQRTAVCCLSSLNLEYFLEWQDHPTFISDCLRFLDNVLQDFIEKAPSHMSRAKYAAMRERSIGLGVMGFHSFLQAQNVPWESVMAKVWNKRMFSHIKRNADAASQMLAETKGPCPDAKDYGIMERFSNKIAIAPTASISIICGGASPGIEPIVGNSFTHKTLSGSFPVRNKYLEAALEKHGRNDEATWSSITTNEGSVQHLDFLDEHEKTVFKTAFEIDQRWVIELAGDRAPFICQAQSLNIFLPANVHKKDLHQIHFQAWKKGVKSLYYCRSRSIQRAESVESAKVNFSASGPAKYAANDEPRLPMGVGLALASAAAAMTQPQNHENNDESNKYEECLACQ; this comes from the coding sequence CGTATGTACGATTACATTAGCAATCTATGGTTCATGCCTGCCACCCCCGTGCTCAGCAATGGCGGCACCGAACGTGGCCTGCCCATTTCCTGCTTCCTGAACGAAGCATCCGACAGCCTTGATGGTATTGTTGGCCTTTGGAACGAAAACGTGTGGCTGGCATCCAATGGCGGCGGTATCGGCAGCTATTGGGGTAATCTGCGCTCCATCGGCGAAAAGGTGAAGGGCGGCGGTAAAACATCAGGAATTATGCCATTCATCAAAGTGATGGATGCACTTACCCTTGCTATCAGTCAGGGCAGCTTGCGCCGCGGCTCTGCTGCAACTTATCTACCGGTCAGTCATCCTGAAATCGAAGAATTCATCGAAATGCGTCGCCCAACCGGTGGCGATTCAAACCGCAAATCCCTTAACCTGCATCACGGTATCGTGATCCCCGATGCGTTCATGCGCGCCGTTGAAAACGATGAAGAATGGGGTTTAACCAGCCCGAAAGATGGCAGCATCATCCGCCGTATTTCCGCACGTGGCTTGTGGATTCGTATTTTAACCGCACGTATCGAAACGGGCGAACCCTACATGTTGTTCATCGACCATGTGAACCGCGCCATCCCTGAACACCACAAGCTTGCAGGTTTGAACGTAAAGATGTCAAACCTGTGCAGTGAAATTACCCTGCCAACAGGTATTGACCGTTTTGGTGAACAACGCACGGCGGTATGCTGCCTCTCCTCGCTTAATCTGGAATATTTCCTGGAATGGCAAGACCATCCGACCTTTATTTCCGATTGCTTGCGTTTCCTTGATAATGTTTTGCAAGACTTTATTGAAAAAGCACCAAGCCATATGAGCCGTGCAAAATACGCAGCGATGCGTGAACGCTCTATCGGTTTGGGCGTGATGGGTTTTCATTCATTCCTTCAGGCCCAAAATGTTCCTTGGGAATCCGTAATGGCAAAGGTGTGGAACAAACGCATGTTCAGCCACATCAAGCGCAATGCAGATGCGGCATCGCAAATGCTTGCTGAAACCAAAGGTCCATGCCCCGATGCCAAGGATTACGGCATCATGGAACGCTTCTCCAACAAGATTGCGATTGCTCCAACCGCATCCATCTCCATCATCTGCGGCGGTGCATCACCCGGTATTGAGCCTATCGTTGGAAACTCATTTACCCATAAAACACTCTCCGGCTCCTTCCCTGTTCGCAACAAGTATTTGGAAGCAGCTTTAGAAAAACATGGCCGTAATGATGAAGCGACATGGAGCAGCATCACGACAAACGAAGGCTCCGTGCAGCATCTCGACTTCCTTGATGAGCATGAAAAAACTGTTTTCAAAACTGCATTTGAAATTGATCAACGCTGGGTAATTGAACTGGCCGGTGACCGCGCACCGTTCATTTGTCAGGCGCAAAGCTTGAACATTTTCTTACCTGCAAATGTTCATAAGAAAGACCTGCACCAAATCCACTTCCAGGCATGGAAGAAAGGCGTGAAGAGCCTTTATTACTGCCGCTCACGTTCTATCCAACGCGCGGAAAGCGTAGAATCGGCAAAGGTTAACTTCAGCGCTTCAGGCCCTGCCAAATATGCGGCAAATGACGAACCACGCCTGCCGATGGGGGTTGGTCTCGCTCTTGCAAGTGCAGCAGCAGCAATGACTCAGCCTCAAAATCATGAAAATAATGATGAAAGTAATAAATACGAGGAATGCCTAGCCTGTCAGTGA
- a CDS encoding MgtC/SapB family protein → MLDTLFTHENIKIISHLGFAMLAGGFIGLERSYYGRPAGFRTHTLVCLASSVLMVVTVNQLEWMGTATPDVIKTDPTRMAQGIMTGIGFLGAGVIYKEGFTVRGLTTAASIWITAAIGILFGVGLYFPATLATFGTIGILSLFHRVERWMPKHSYVHFNISFARKSRMPEDQLRQVLKSHGFSIGNVSYHIVDDGEISEYRSIIRTKDHTAVKRLAEYLIAMETVHEFKIAPSGD, encoded by the coding sequence ATGCTCGACACTTTATTTACGCACGAAAACATCAAAATCATCAGCCATCTCGGCTTTGCGATGCTTGCTGGTGGCTTTATTGGACTGGAGCGCAGCTATTACGGCCGCCCTGCTGGCTTTCGCACCCACACTCTTGTCTGCCTCGCATCCAGCGTATTGATGGTTGTTACCGTCAACCAGTTGGAATGGATGGGCACAGCAACTCCCGATGTAATCAAGACCGATCCTACGCGTATGGCACAGGGCATTATGACCGGTATCGGTTTTCTTGGTGCAGGGGTTATTTATAAAGAAGGCTTTACCGTGCGCGGGCTTACCACTGCCGCATCCATTTGGATAACGGCAGCGATTGGTATTTTATTTGGCGTTGGGCTTTATTTTCCTGCCACACTCGCCACCTTTGGAACGATTGGTATTCTCTCCCTCTTCCACCGCGTGGAACGCTGGATGCCAAAACACAGCTATGTGCATTTTAACATCAGCTTCGCTCGAAAAAGCCGAATGCCGGAAGATCAGTTGCGTCAAGTACTCAAATCACATGGGTTCAGCATAGGGAATGTCAGCTATCACATCGTTGATGATGGTGAAATCTCAGAATACCGATCTATTATCCGCACCAAGGATCATACTGCTGTAAAACGTCTTGCCGAGTATTTAATTGCCATGGAAACTGTTCACGAATTTAAAATAGCGCCTTCTGGTGACTAG
- a CDS encoding ribonucleotide-diphosphate reductase subunit beta, translating to MSNLLTANPVYKPFRYPWAYEAWQKQQQLHWLPEEVPLADDVKDWHKKLTPGEQNLLTQIFRFFTQADVEVNNCYMRHYSRVFKPTEVCMMLAAFSNMETVHIAAYSHLLDTIGMPEAEYSAFLKYKEMKDKYDYMQGFNVDNPTQIALTLAVFGAFTEGLQLFASFAILMNFPRFNKMKGMGQIVTWSVRDETLHCQSIIRLFRSFIEENQNVWTDEFQKELYKSCDTIVHHEDAFIDLAFEMGSIEGLTAQEVKNYIRYIADRRLTQLGLQPIYKTDKNPLPWMDEMLNGMEHANFFEARATEYSKAATQGSWEEAFE from the coding sequence ATGTCTAATCTTCTCACCGCAAATCCTGTCTATAAGCCATTCCGTTACCCTTGGGCGTATGAAGCATGGCAAAAACAACAGCAACTCCATTGGTTGCCCGAAGAAGTTCCGCTCGCGGATGACGTGAAGGATTGGCACAAGAAGTTGACGCCCGGTGAACAGAATTTGCTGACGCAAATTTTCCGTTTTTTCACGCAGGCTGACGTCGAAGTGAATAATTGCTATATGCGCCACTACAGCCGTGTGTTTAAGCCAACCGAAGTATGCATGATGCTGGCGGCGTTTTCGAATATGGAAACCGTGCACATTGCCGCTTATTCCCATTTGCTGGATACCATCGGCATGCCCGAGGCTGAATATTCCGCATTCCTCAAATACAAGGAAATGAAGGATAAGTACGATTACATGCAGGGCTTCAACGTGGACAATCCCACGCAAATCGCCCTTACCCTTGCTGTATTCGGTGCCTTTACCGAAGGCCTACAATTATTTGCCTCTTTCGCGATTCTCATGAACTTCCCGCGCTTCAATAAAATGAAGGGCATGGGGCAAATCGTGACATGGTCGGTGCGCGATGAAACCCTGCACTGCCAATCCATCATCCGTCTGTTCCGCAGCTTCATTGAAGAAAACCAGAACGTATGGACCGATGAATTCCAAAAGGAACTTTACAAATCCTGCGATACCATTGTTCACCACGAAGATGCGTTTATCGATCTGGCATTTGAAATGGGTTCGATTGAAGGTCTGACCGCGCAAGAAGTCAAAAACTATATCCGCTATATTGCCGATCGCCGCTTAACACAGCTTGGCCTGCAACCAATCTACAAGACCGATAAAAATCCGCTGCCGTGGATGGATGAAATGCTCAACGGTATGGAACACGCCAACTTCTTTGAAGCACGCGCCACCGAATATTCCAAAGCCGCCACCCAGGGTTCTTGGGAAGAGGCATTTGAGTAA
- the hpnE gene encoding hydroxysqualene dehydroxylase HpnE, giving the protein MPVGTIHIIGAGLAGLSAAVHLTASGHKVVLYEAGQHGGGRCRSYHDKELDCLIDNGNHLMLSCNEAALSYLMMIGAEDTLQIASAPIFPFMDIQSGKCWTIRMGQGRFPGWVFDKNARVPDTKWSDYLAALKLTSADRWAHVADCVDKNSVLYQRFWQPLCVAIMNTQAHEASAQVFGNVLREAFGAGGIGCKPVIVKEGLSQSFVDPAERYLKERGVAIHYGKRLRSLEMEADEIKTLHFVDQDVGLEHLDWVVLALPAWVINDLLPTIPTPIHFRSIVNAHFKVSVASKSETGILGLIGGDVEWIFEKPNMISTTTSAAEKIVDKSAEEIAALLWGDIAKVYGLNVQEIPPYRIVKEKRATFAATPEEIIRRPAIAARNTNLVVCGDWTNTGLPSTIEGAIRSGRSAAEQIIPPQNLAKI; this is encoded by the coding sequence ATGCCTGTTGGCACCATTCACATTATAGGGGCAGGGCTTGCCGGACTTTCAGCAGCGGTGCATTTAACAGCGTCGGGGCATAAGGTTGTGCTTTATGAGGCGGGGCAGCATGGCGGTGGGCGCTGCCGTTCGTACCATGATAAGGAATTGGATTGCCTGATTGATAACGGCAATCATCTGATGCTGTCATGCAATGAAGCGGCATTATCCTATTTAATGATGATTGGCGCGGAGGACACGTTACAGATTGCTTCAGCGCCCATTTTCCCGTTCATGGATATTCAAAGCGGAAAATGCTGGACAATCAGAATGGGGCAGGGGCGTTTTCCCGGCTGGGTGTTTGATAAAAATGCACGTGTTCCTGATACGAAGTGGAGCGATTATTTAGCAGCATTAAAACTAACATCGGCAGATCGCTGGGCGCATGTGGCGGATTGCGTGGATAAGAATTCGGTTTTATACCAGCGCTTCTGGCAGCCGCTGTGTGTTGCCATCATGAATACGCAAGCCCACGAAGCATCGGCGCAGGTGTTTGGCAATGTATTGCGTGAAGCATTTGGCGCTGGTGGTATTGGTTGCAAACCGGTCATTGTAAAAGAAGGGTTGTCGCAAAGTTTTGTGGATCCTGCTGAACGCTATTTAAAAGAACGCGGTGTGGCTATCCACTATGGCAAGCGCTTGCGAAGCCTAGAAATGGAGGCAGATGAAATCAAAACCTTGCATTTCGTTGATCAGGACGTGGGGCTTGAACATCTTGATTGGGTCGTGCTTGCGCTGCCCGCATGGGTCATTAATGATTTACTGCCAACAATACCAACGCCAATTCATTTCCGCAGCATTGTGAACGCGCATTTTAAAGTCTCTGTTGCGTCCAAAAGCGAAACAGGCATTCTGGGATTAATTGGCGGCGATGTGGAATGGATATTTGAAAAGCCAAATATGATTTCAACCACCACCAGCGCGGCTGAAAAAATTGTTGATAAATCTGCCGAAGAAATAGCAGCGCTGTTATGGGGCGATATTGCCAAGGTATATGGGCTTAATGTGCAGGAAATTCCACCTTATCGTATCGTAAAAGAAAAGCGCGCAACTTTTGCTGCAACACCTGAAGAAATCATCCGCAGGCCTGCAATTGCTGCGCGTAACACCAATCTTGTGGTATGCGGGGATTGGACCAATACGGGCCTGCCATCCACGATTGAAGGCGCCATTCGCTCCGGACGCAGCGCCGCTGAACAAATCATCCCCCCGCAAAATCTTGCCAAGATTTAA
- a CDS encoding alpha/beta fold hydrolase: MRFFVALLLCCFSFNAIAEGITGEMQTIELEGKKIYYWSPETARKAPLIVLSHAFSGCADNFKYLARALAEDGFWVAAVNHKDSGCSNRKAAKMQPSVPFGKPEEWDDTTYADRRDDINTLLELMVKNDLFLKHIDFEHVGLAGHSLGGYVAMGMGGAWPSWKNHNIKAVLALSPHNAPFLNKNTISSINVPIMYQGGTRDILITPFLKKADGVFAHTHPDKYLMILDGATHFAWVDSVTTFHNSITSYSLAFFDYYLKGNASAGKLLIEKLNDVHALYYDNRMGKVDLPKDANIDNPRTKLRDKIRERIKEKMGR; this comes from the coding sequence ATGCGCTTCTTTGTTGCTCTCCTGCTTTGCTGCTTCTCGTTCAATGCTATCGCCGAGGGCATAACCGGCGAGATGCAGACCATCGAATTGGAAGGCAAAAAAATCTATTATTGGTCACCGGAAACCGCGCGCAAGGCACCGCTGATTGTACTTTCCCACGCTTTTTCAGGTTGCGCGGATAATTTCAAATATCTTGCACGGGCACTGGCAGAAGATGGGTTTTGGGTCGCAGCCGTAAACCATAAGGATAGCGGGTGCTCCAATAGAAAGGCTGCAAAAATGCAACCTTCCGTCCCGTTCGGCAAGCCAGAGGAATGGGATGATACGACCTATGCCGACCGCAGAGATGATATAAACACTCTTTTAGAATTGATGGTAAAAAATGATTTATTCCTGAAACACATCGATTTTGAACATGTGGGTTTGGCTGGCCATTCACTTGGCGGCTATGTCGCGATGGGAATGGGCGGGGCTTGGCCGAGCTGGAAAAACCATAACATAAAAGCTGTGTTAGCATTATCCCCACATAACGCGCCGTTTTTGAACAAAAACACCATAAGCAGCATCAATGTACCTATCATGTATCAAGGCGGCACAAGAGACATTCTCATCACGCCGTTCCTTAAAAAAGCGGATGGTGTCTTTGCGCATACGCATCCTGATAAGTATTTGATGATACTGGATGGAGCGACCCATTTCGCATGGGTGGATTCTGTGACCACATTTCATAACAGCATCACCAGCTATTCATTGGCGTTTTTTGATTATTACCTAAAAGGTAACGCATCGGCTGGAAAATTGTTGATTGAAAAACTTAATGACGTTCATGCGCTGTATTACGATAACCGCATGGGCAAGGTTGATTTGCCGAAAGATGCGAATATCGATAATCCTCGCACCAAATTGCGAGATAAAATTCGTGAACGTATAAAAGAAAAAATGGGACGCTAA